The DNA window GTCCGCCAGTCATCGTACACGTGGGGGAGGCCATCAGCCTCGGCGTAGCGTTTCCGCTGTCGGAGTCCGACCGGATCCTGAAACGTGATCGTTCCACTCCCTCCGCCCGATGGCGGGAATCGCCCGCTGTTCATGTTCGCGAGAACGACGATCGGATGTTCGAGCCCCTTCGCTGCGTGAATCGTCTGGACTGTGACCGAGTTCGCACCGGCGTTCGCGTGGACGTCGTGGGTGCTCCCGGCTTCGATGCCGCGCTCGATGAACCGGATAAGGTCTCCCCGGGTTAGCGTCGTCGCGGTGTGTACTGACTGAATCGTGTGGAGGACGACGTCGGCCGTGGCACCGTCGTACCCGTGCCGCGAGAAGACGCGTTCTGCCACCCCGCCGAGCGTTTCCAGTTCTGCCAGCTTCTTGCGGAACGAGCGCATGTTCTCGGGATATGCCTCGGTCTCCAGGACGTGTTTGATCTCGTCGAGTGTGTAGCCTGCTTCCTCGAGGACGACCGCCCAGCCACGGTCGGTGTCGGATTCGAGGATGCGGAGCCACGCCAGCAGTAGTTTCGCCTGAGGGGTTCGGAACAGCTCGATCCCACCCTCGTACGCCATCGGCAGTCCGTATTCCTCGGCGGTCTGCAGCAGGTCGCGGCCGAACTCTCGTGTTCGCGTAAGAACAGCGACGTCTCGAAACTCGGGTGTCCGGAGCGACCCGTCATCGGCCTCAACCTGGTAGGCGTCGTTGCTGACGATCTCCTGTATCTTTGCGACCACCGACTCGTGTTCCTCCGGGCTCGCGATCGCTTCGATCTGTGTGTTCTCGTGCTCGGCGTTCGTCGAGAGTGAGACGATTCGATCCTGGACGGCCTCGACATCGACGTCGTCCCGGTTCGCCGCCGGAACGAGTAGTCCGTGCTCCGAGAAGTCAAGGATCTCCTGGGTAGACCGATAATTCTCGATAAGCTCGATGGTGTGAATCGGCCGGGTGTCGAAGGTGACCCGTTCGTGGTCGGCGTTCAGTTCGTCGACGAACCGATTGAGCCGGTCCTCGAAGGCAGTGATGTTCTCAACTTCGGCGTACTGGAAGCCGTAGATACTTTGCTTCCAGTCGCCGACGACACAAAGGTTGTTCGTGCCCGCGAGCAGCAGTGTCAGTTTGAACTGGATCTCGCTGGAGTCCTGGAACTCGTCAACCATCGCGTAGTCGAACGCAATGGACTCACGAAGTGCGTGGTCCTCACAGAGCAGAACGAACGCGAACAGTTGGAGGAAGCCGAAGTTGAGGTAGTTCCGGCCGAGCGCGAATTCGAGGTACTCGTAGTAGACGTCGTGGACGAATGCCTTGAGACCCTCCCGGTCAGTATCGAACACCATCCGAGCAACAGGATCGGGGACGCTCTTCGTGCCCTGTCCGCGAATCTCGGTTTTCTCAGGGGCGTCTGGCAGGTAGCATTTGTTCTTCTCATAGCGGTTGAGCTTCGAGCGAAGCCGTGACTGCTTGCTCCCGCCATTCTGTGGCTCATTTACCTCGTCGAACAGCGATTTGAACGCCTCAAAGTCGCCGTCGAGATACCGTTCGCCGTTCCGATACCAGCCGTCGGCTGTCGGGAACACGCCCTTTGAGGCGAGTTGTGAGACGAGACCGAGGAGTTCAGTCGGATTCGAGACGATACGGAAGTAGTCATCGTACTCGGGATGGTCGTCGCTGAACCGGCCGATGAACTCCCCGAACAGGGCTTCCTCGACAAGGTCGTTCTCGACGATGCGCGTCGAGCCCGTGATGCGGTCGTCGAGCCCGAGGTGCGTCGGCGCGGCATAGCCGTGCTCCTGGAGGAGATCGTGGCAGAGCGCGTGGAACGTCTGGATCGGCGCGTCTGCGAGATCGCGCATCCCGTACTCGCAGTGGCCGACGATCCGGTCCTTCATCTCGGTTGCAGCGTTGTTCGTGAACGTCACCAGCAGCACGTCCTCAGGGGCGACGTCGTCCTCGTCGACGATGTTGGCATAGCGGCGCGTGATGGTGAACGTCTTGCCCGTTCCCGCGCCGGCGTCGACGAGGTATAAACCGTCGGTGCTGTCGATGAGGTCCTGCTGTTGTGGATTCGGTTCAGTCATGGTCAAGAAGGAGGTCGCGGTTGTCCACGCGACGGTAGTTCGGTTCACCGGCGAGCCCGTTCACAGGGAAGCGTTCTTCGCCAGCCCGTCGCTGATTCAGTTCCGTTATACGCTCGGTGACGAACGTCTCGAAGGCGTCGAGATCCTCTTCGAAGTAGTTTCGACTCCGAACTCGTGCCAGCTGGCGAAGTAGCTGTTTACAGCCCGACGAGACGTATTTGTACTCGCCGACACACTCCTGCAGTCGGGTTTGCATCGCCTGCCCGAACTCGGAGTCGATGAGTTCGTCACTGTCGCGTGTCGCCGGTAGCGGGGCCGTCTCGAACGCGGACTGGTAATCAGCGTACTCCATCTTCGAGAGCGTCTTCTGGCAGTTCTTCGCCCCATCATCGCGAAGCGCTTCGAACATGGCCCGCGACCGGGCGTGCTCCTCGAACGGGGTCGGGTGATATTCGATGGTGGTCAGCGTCTCATCTAAGTCCGCCTCGCCGGCGACGACGTCGTCGAGCGTCTCGAGAAAGTGGAAGAACGTGAACTGCAGGCGCTCTCCTGGGCGCTCGCTACGGCGGTGGGCGAGATAGAGAAGTGCCTGGAAGTTCGGCGTATCGCTTGGTGGATCGAGCGCGGAGTTCTTGACGACGCGGGACGCCCGTTTCCGACGCCCACTCTTGTAGTCGAGGAGGTGAGTCGGACCATGAACGAGGTCGATCTTGCCTTTCAGTCCGAGATTTTCGTTTTCGAACCAGCGCTCCGTGAACGGTGAATCGACTGCTCTGCCAAAATGGTCCGCGAAGAAATTCTGCCCCCACCCGCTATTCGGAGTGAGCAGGTCGTCGCCCTCCGGGGTGCGTTCGTCGAGTAGCTCGACGATGGTTTCGAGTCCGATCCGGTACCTGGTACGGCGCGTTGGACGGTCGACGCGCCGAACGAATGATCCCGCCTCCTCGAGAATCACGTCCACAAGGTCTTCGATGGTCTCCTCGTCGATCAAATCGGGATGGTTGACATAGAACTCGGCGAAGTCGTGGAAGAGATTCCCCTCCTTGAAGTAGTCTTTATCAGGGCCGTCGACAAGCCGGCTGAAGAGGTAATCACGGGGGCTGTTGACGTACGTACTCAGACTGGACTGGCTGACGGTATCGATCTGCGTCGTTGAGACGTCAAGCGATTCTTTCTCGAACCCGTTTCGTGCCGCACTGAAGGCCCGTCCGAGAGTCACTGAGGCGAGATCGCTGAAGCGTTCGAAGTCGTCCTCGATGAGATCCTCGAAGTAGAGACACGGCGTCGCGGGCGACCCACCGATGGTGTCCTGAACGAGATAATACTGTTCGGTGCCGTTCTGGAGGAGAAGCTGAAACTGCGTCAGGTTCCGAGTGAATTCGGCGTCACGGTCGACCCACGGGCGACGAGGTGGAGAGTGAGTCCACGTTTCGTCGAGGCCGAGATAGAATACGACGGGGCGGTCCACGTAGGCCGCGGATTTTGCGTCGGCCAGGAGAACCCCTTCGTGTTCGCGGTCGACAGGGACTTCGTAGCTCTGGAGGTAGAATTCAAGCCGATCGATGTCCTGTCTGGTGACCGCGTCAGTCGCGATCCCGAGCGCCTCGAGTTCATCTCGGAACGCATCGAGGCTGATTTCGGCCTGTCGTTCGTACACTGTAAGTGCTCCAGCGAACGTGGTCTCGCCGATCTTCGCGCTGAACTCCTGGAACCACCTGAGACTGTCGGCGTCGACATCCTGTAGCCGTTTGTCGTCGTGTTCGATGTCGACAGCGATCCCGAGCTGGGAGAGGACGGAACGAATTGTTCTCACGCGCGTCTCCGTCCCGCGAGTGACGGCGCGAAGGAACTGGACGAATCCGCGGTGGTGCTGTTCGTCGGCGAATCCAGGGCCACCGATAAACGGAATGTCGGCGGCTTCGAGCGCACTCTCGACGAGTGTTGGGTATTCACTGCCGCGATCCACGACGACGGCAACGTCTTCTGCGTTGTCAGAGGAAACGATGTCGAGTACAGCATCAACGATTGCTGTACTTGAGTCGAAAATGTGGAACGGCGGTCGGTCGAATGCGGCATCGGTGAACGGATCGAACGTATCGTACTGCGCGGGGAGAATCGATCGTTCGAGGGTCGTGAGTTGGTCGTGGCCGACGACAGCGACGTCTTTGCTGTCGTCGATCTGGTACTCGCCGAGTCGGCGGGAGGTCGTGTCGAGCGTTGAGAGCTGTTCGACGGTAGTCTCCGTCGCGGCGTCGGTGTAGGCGTCGTAGTCGAGAACAGCGTCAACGCTGCCCTGATGCTCCCAACATTGGAGCGTGTTGCCTATCGCGTATGCAGCCTGCTTCCACTCGAGGTCGGTAGTCGTTACGAGTTCGAGAAAGGCGCTCCGGTCCTCGGCGCGTTCGCGGCGGCCCGCTGCGAGTCGACGTGGCGTGATGGCAAATACACCGAGATGAGCCCGATCAAGACGTCGGTTCAACCCACTGGCAAGCGGTGCATCAGGAACGATGACGAGGTCATAGTCACGGACTTCGTCGTAGAGGGACTCAAATGATTTTGCCCGCGTAACTGGCACGGCAACAACAACTCAGCCAATAAGTCATATAACTATCGCCAAATGTGTAATTGTTGGTTATCACAGGGTTTCGAATAGGGACAGGTCGGTTGCTATACCACAATCTCCTATGTGTGGAAAGAAGAGCGTCGGGAAGTAGAAGTCAGTCTTAATCGAGAGTCTAGTTTAACCAACAAACCTAAGCCATTGAGCCCGTTTGTTGGTTAAGCCGATTCCATGTCGTACTCACAACCAACGATCCCACCCGAGATACCCGAAGAAGTAGCGTCCTCACTCGAGGAGTGTAATGCGGAAACGCTCCGGTCTATTGCCAAGTATGCTGATGCACTCGCAGAATATCGAGAGCGAGAGGCGCGATTGAACGAGGCTGATGATAAAGACGATTCTCAAGAACGTCCTGAGGGCCTGCCTGAAGACGTCCCTACGAAAGCCACACTGACGGAGAAGGAAATCAACGGGAATCGGTATTACTACTGGCAGTGGCGAGAGGGTGACAAAATCAAATCTCAGTACAAGGGTCCAGTGAACCCGAGTTCGTAAGGATTAACCACCAGTCAGGGGTTGCTGGCGTGACTGTTGGTTAACCACATCGTCTCCTTTCCACAGGTACCAGTATCCATTTCTTGCAGTATGATGGATGTCTTTCCCGTTTTCGAGCGAATCAGATCTCGAGAGATTCTCGATTTCGAGAGTGGCCGAACCACCGGATGTTAATCTTAAGATTAATATTCAAATTAGATTTAAGTTGGTTCAGTATGTGGAGCCACTATGAGCGACCAATTCACGGAGGCCCTCGATCAAACAGAGAAGACACAGGAAGACTATGCGAATCAACTCGGCATCAAGCCAGAGCGGATTCCATTCACGGCTGAAACACTTCCTGACGCGAGTATTGCGGTACGTGCGAATCAAGATCTACTCAATGAAGTCGCGAGCCACATCCTGAATCGAGCGGGTCATATCTCGATTATCGATGAACGGGGCGCTGGGAAATCTCACTTCCGTGACCTCGTGTACGATGCTCTTTCAGAGGGCCCGCGGAGTGAGGAGTTCCGAGTCGCTCGAATACGCGAGGTCGAGTCAATTACAACACGTCGCTTCTATACGCGTCTTCTCGACGAACTCAGTGAGTACGATGACCTCGAGATTCCAGAGTCATACCCCCACGCTACAGATGAAGTTCGACAGATCGTCGAGGAGGTTGCCGACCAGCTCGAGGCCCTCAATATCGCGTGTATTATTCAGGTCGACCAGCTCGAGGATGCAGCTCGGAATACGCGAACCTTCGAGCAGTTACTGGCTGCGTTGCAGAGCGTCGGTGACCTCGGAGAAAGTGAACCCGTATTCATTCTCTTCCTGTTCGGAACGGAACGTGCGGGTGGTCGAATCGACGAACTGCGTGAGACACTCAGTTCTCGGCTCGTCGCGAAGGATCGGACGCTGGAACGGTTTGGGTTTGCAGAAACTGAGGAACTCATCGCCAGGTGGCTTGCCTGGGCCCGTGAGGAAGAGTACGATTCTGGATACCCGTCCGACCCCTACACGGCGAGTGCCATCGACACGGTCGTCGAGGTCAGCGATGGAACCCCACGGGATACTCGACAGAAGTGCTATCACGCATTCCGGGCTGGTGCACAGCAGTTCGCAGCCGAACAAGGCGTCGAAATCACGAATGAGACGCTAGACGAATATCTTTAATATTAAGCTTAAGAATAAGGGCATATGAGCAACGATAATCCGTTCGGCGAGGCGATGGATGACGCAGCGGAGGAAAAGAATCGAGTGGACCAACAAGGTTCGTCGGATTTCGATACCGAACCCTACTATGACGCCCTCAACACTGGGGTAAAGGATCACACAATAGGTGTTTCCGTGAGCGAAGAGATGCATCAGTTCTGGCGTGAACTCCAGGATACGGATGATATCGACGTCGACCCGGCGCAGTCTATTCGGAATCATCTCGAGAATCTCGCGCATCGACATCCCGACGTGTTCGAACGAGCCATGCGGAAGCTCGAGATCGATCGGGAGATGTGACCACCTGAAGTAACCAACAGAGAATCAATACCAGCCGGTTGTTGGTTAACGAGTTCATCTGACCGATTACAGTACTGAGTTGAGAAAACGGCGATATTACCTGAATTGAGGCGCTAAGGCTCCTTCCTCAACGAGTGAGCGAAGCGAGCGAGTAGGGAGGGGATACAGCGCCGCACGGTTCTCAAACACGTTCAGCCCACAGACCCACACAATCGAAACAACTATACGCATAATGCACATAATGCGCATGTAGTGAGACGGAAGAACATCACCATCCGCGAAGACCAAGCCGAGTGGGTCGAGGAGAACCACCTCAACCTTTCGTCGTTCGTTCGCGGGGCACTCGACGAACTCATCGAAGAACGCTCGTAGATGAACTACAACTACAGGTATCGACTCCGACCGTCCGACGCTCTCGAAGAGCGGTTAGCGTGGACTGTCGATACCTGTAGACAGGTCTACAACCACTTCCTTCACCGACTCAACCGCACTGACGACACCTCGGCGTACTCCGAGCAGAAGCTCCTACCGAGTCTCAAGAAGTGGTGGGATGACCTGAAACAAGTTCACTCGAAAGTCCTACAGAAAGTTGTGCAGCGGTTGTATGACAACCTTTCGACGCTCCGAGGACGCAAGGAGAACGGCTACCGCGTCGGGACGCTCAAGTGGAAAGCACCAGGCGAGTACCGCAGTTTCACCTACAGTCAATCCGGCTTCAAGCTCAAGAACACGAGCGGTCGGACAAAACTGTGGCTCTCGAAACTCGGAGACATACCCACCACCTTCCACCGCGACCTACCCGACGCCGCCGACATCAAGACCGTCACCGTCAAACGCGAACCCACCGGTACGTGGTACGCCATCCTCGGCGTCGAAACCCCCGACGACCCGCCGGAGAAGCCCGAGAATCCTGAGCGATGCGTCGGTATTGACGTAGGGATTATCAAGTACGCTCACGACACTGACGGGACTACTGTTGAATCGCTCGACTTGAGCAATGAACGCGAGCGGTTGGAACGTGCACAGCGCAACCTCTCACGGAAGGAACACGGGTCTGCGAATTGGGAGCAACAACGTCACGTCGTGGCCGAACGCCACACCGAGTTGAAGAACAAGCGCCGCGACTTCTTGCACAAGTTGTCGAACTACTACGCCCACGAATACGACCTCGTGGCCGTAGAGGACTTGGACGCAAAGGGGTTGGTGGAACTACCGGGCAACTCGCGGAACCGCGCAGGTGCGGCGTGGGGGACGTTCCTACAGATGCTTGAATACAAGTGCGAGCGCGAAGGAACGTACTTCGTTGCCGTGAATCCACGCGGGACGACCAAGGAGTGCGCGTCCTGTGGCGTTTCGACTGAGAAACCGCTATGGGTCCGCGAACACTCCTGTCCCGCTTGCGGGTTCGAGGCAGATAGAGACGCGAACGCAGCGTGGAACATTCTTTCTCGCGGCATCAAGCAGTTAGGAGCGGGACGCTCCGAATCACCGCCTGTGGAGACTGCGCTCCCTGTGGATACGTCCGTATCTGCAAAGCGCGTCGTCGAAACAGGAAGCCCCACCCTCAAGCGCGAGCCGTCAGGTGAGCGGTAGGTGGGGTAGTTCACATCAGTCGCTTCGCAGACGCAATTTCAACTAGGTCCTCAACGACATCATCAATGCGGTCGTCTTCACCGAGGATATCGAGAGTAGCTTCGAGATCTGTTTTCAGCTCGAACCGGTAGTGAGACCCACCCTGAATACCCGTGTTTCGAGTTTCAGCGAGGAGGAATCCCTGCATTCCGAGACTTTGGAGATGGTCACGGACGCGACGCTCAACGAGTTGATTCCCATCTAGCCGGTCGACGATTGATTTGTACTTCTGGAATACTTGGCGCGTCCGGGCCGGCGTCTCTTCGTCAATCTCGAGTGCCACGACAGAGAGAAGGGCGAACTGATCCTGTGTCGTCAGACTTCGCATCCCTTCCTCAATTCGTTTCCGTTCGAGGATATCGCGAGCTTCGCGTACGTGTTGTTCAACTACGCCCTCATCATCACGGTTGAGCGCTAATTCGCCCGCTTTATACAAGAGACGAATTGCCTGTCGAGCGCTGCCTTCGTCTTGGGCAGCGAATGCTGAACACAACGGAATAACCTCGCCATCGAGAACACCATCAACGAAAGCACGTTCCGCACGCCGCTCCAGAATTGTCGTCAACTGATTGGCGTTGTACGGAGCAAATTCGATTTCAGAATCGTAGAGGGAGTCTTTGACCTTCGGCGAAAGATTATCACGGAATTGGAGATTGTTGCTAATCCCGATCACACTCACCCATTGATCCTCGATGTGGCCGTTTTTCCGCGCTCTCGGGAGCTCATACAGGAGTTCGTCGTTACTTCCGATTGCATCGATCTCGTCGATGACGATGATGACGGTGTCTTCGAGATTGCTGATTTCTTGATAGAGGAGGTCGAACATCGATTGTTGGTCGATACCACTCGGCTTCTTCGTCCCCCCACGGATCTCCTTGATGAGATGCGCACAGAGTTGATAGCTCGTTGTTTGATTGTTCGCGCTCGTCTTGATGACACTTAGATTGAGTTCATCACTACTGTCGGCGTACTCTTGGAGCAACTCGATTTCGTGGTCGATAGCAACGGTTTTTCCTTGGCCGGTTTTCCCGTAGAGAAATAGATTGTGTGCGTTCACCCCTCTTGTTGCGGGGGCGAGTGCGTTCCTAATCTCCTCGAGCTCAGGTTCTCTCTCGGGGAGCTTCTCAGGTTGCCAATCTTCTTTCAAGACACTTTCATCGGCGAAGATCTCAATCGACGTGCCGTAGGGATTGCTGTCAAGTGTCTTGTAGGGATTCTCTGAGTTCGTTTCATCACCGGCCATGTTATGCGACACCAATAGTATGGAAGTCTAATAAAACCCCCTTGTCCGGAGCGTCCAGTGTGTCCGCATAGCCGGATTGGTTTATACCCCCTCCCCCCACTGCGTCCGCATAATGGCGGACCAAGAAACCGCTCCCTCGCAGAGATCCGGCAAAAGACTTAGACTAAGGAAAGAACTAAATGCTCCGGGGGATACTTGGACCGTAGTAGTTAGTTTCTTGTGAATGGATGAGTCACATCTAGTGAGAAACCGACGCAAGACAGAGCGTCTGACGCTCTTGCGGCCTAATTATGCGGACGTGGTGGGGGGTGATGAAACGTCGTCTCAAACATCTCCGAGTGATTTATGCGGACATGGTGGGGGGCGAGGGCTCTTTTTCTTCTATATCTGTAACTGCTCTTCGGGGAATTATGCGGACATAGGGGGGTGTCCCCCTGTATCGATATGTCGGTACAAATCCTCCAGCTTGTTTGGAAGAGAGTGGAACCCCTTCCGATGACTGGTCATTTAGACTTAGCACCTGCGAACTCTGTCAGATCCAACTCCTGTGTCTCGGCGAGTTCCCGCCGAATATCTGTTCGATCCCACCCGAGCGGGGAGAGAATGCTTTCAACAGCACGGATGAGCTGGGTTTCGTAGTACGACGAGTCGTACGCATCGAACTCTTCGTGGGCGAGGGCGACACGCTCCCGCGAGGTTTTCTCGTCGTTGACGACTACATACTTGATATCTTGGCCAGGATAAACTGCGAGATCCTGGTCGCGAGCACGCTTCAGGGCCGCGACGTTCTGGGTGTTCTGTGTATAGCCCTCAAGGGGTTTGGAGACTCGGTTCCGCTCGACGAGCTGCTCCATCGGCACCCCACCCCCATGGAGTGTTTTGATTGCCCGTTTGAGGCAACCAAGGACGGCTCTTGGGGATCGAGTTGCGTCGAGCCGTTCGAGACACTCCCGCTGGACCTTCTCGATGAACGACGGTGTCGACCGCTGTCGGGATTCAATGCCACGGATTTTGAACTCGTCTTCGCCAGCGACCTTTCCGAAATACTTCGTCAACGCACCGGCGTCACTCTCGCGTTGGGGCACGAACGCCACCCAATCGTAGTGGGCTTCGTACTCGAGACGAATGTCGACTGCTTCGGTGATCTCGGTCGCAAGCGCGTCTATATTCTCTCGCTGATCGTCGTCGACGTCCGGATCCGGTGTCACCCAAATCGAATCGACAATGCCGTGGACGACACGCCAGCCACCAGCTTCGAGGCGTTGCTTCGCCGTCAACAGAATTTCGCGAGCGAATGCGTTGATCGCCTCATGACACTCAATTCTCCCATATTTCGCATTGTTAAATCCTTGGTACCCGAAGCAGGCGACGAGTATCCATTTCAGGGCTCCCGACCGCCCTTCGAGTTCTTCGAGGCGTTCCTCGCCAGGGTCGTCCCGTTCTTGTTCGCGACGGATCGCGGCCTTGATCTCCTCACGCGCATCGATAATCGGCTGGAGGACATCGACGAGGTAGCTGCGTTCGTCACAGATCGAATAGCCGAGGCCGGGAACATCGTCGCGGCCGCGATGGCACTCACACCGGATCACGTCGGGTGACACGTTCCGCGTGCAGATGATATTCGGGTACAAGGATGAGAAGTCGAGTTCATGGACATCCTCGTGGAGTCCGACCTCCGGCGCGAAGATGAACCCACCACGGTCAGCGTCGTGGAGCATCCCCATCGATTTGTACGCCTCGTGCCGCCAGGAGTTCCACGGAACGAGGACTTTTCGCTCGTGGGCTTCGCAGACCTGGATAGCTGTGAGAACGTTGCCAATTGACGCCCAGGCTGCCTCCTGAATCGGTTTGCGTGACCGCGAGACGAGGTCGAGGACGCCATCAATATTGGTCTCGCCGAAAAAGAAGGTGTTACTCTCGTCGATGATTGCTCGCCCAGGCACGTTGTATCGCGCCGGGGAGTGCCCGACCCGTCCGTAGCTTGCGTAGGTCGATCGACTCGCGAGTTGCTGGTAATCGACGCCACCCCATCGACTCAGCGAGAAGTCGTCGACGCCGGCGCTGGTAGCCATCCCGTACAGGGTCGGAATGATCTGGCTCGTCGAGCAGACGAGGACATCCGGGTCGTGTTGCTCGAGCGCCGCCTGGACTGCCGTCAGGATGTCTGCTGGCGGGCCTGTAACCGTATCGCCGCCGACGGACAGTTCAGTGTACACGTCGCCACTCGTCTCCGTTATCGGGACGCTGAGTCGGAGTGTGGAGAGGTCGCTCGCCGGCAACGGGTTTACCTCGTTCTCGAGACAGTACCTGAACTCTCGTGAAAGGTCGACGTTGAAGCAGGCGAGATCCCCAACCGGATAGTCGGACAACTGGCGTGCCTGCCGGGCGAGGGTCGTCACGCGGTCAATGTGACCGACGTCGACGGCGAGAACGTCCTCCTCGTCGCGACGGAAGCCGGTCCGCCGGGAGACTACCTCGGTCGCGACAACATCCGGGTGACGCTCGTAGACCGTTCGAAGGTTCGTGAGGTCGATATCTACATCGGGTGAGCGTGGGGCTACATAGAAACGCGGTGTGTAGTCGTCACGTTCGGTTACGACGGCACCGTTGGCTACTGATTCCCATTCAAGGATGCGGCCGTCATCGAGGTAGTCGATTGTGAACGGCATGGCTACTCGTTTCCATCGCGCGGGTCGACCTCCGGGTCGTATTCGGCTTCGCGCGCTTCCTCGAGATCGTCGAGGCGATCTTCGAGGCTGTCGAGTCGCGCTTCCTGTTCGAGATCGATGCTGAGGAGCGCCGGCATGAACGGGTTCTGGTGGTTCAAAAGCCCACTCGCGTCGGCGTGCTCGCGGGCGTAGGTGAACAGCTGATCGAACCGTGGTTGGTCGCGACGACGAAGCGCGCGACGGAAGTCCGACCAACGGTCCTCGATGACTCGTAGTGCGTCCCGGTACGTCGGATTGGTCCGCCCCATCGCTATCGCCCTCCAGCACCGACAGTACCAGTCCACGCATCGAGGAGTGGGTTTGCGGTGAGCGATGCGATCGATCCGTCGGCAATCACACCCAGCCCGATGTCATCAGTGGCATCAGTCGGGGACGGGGGTGCAGCTGGTTCCAGCCCGACCTGTTTCGCACGAGCACCGAGCAGCTGCCGCCAGTAGGCAAACGTCGTCTGGTAGTACGCACCGCCGTCGACGGGATAGATGAGCGTTTCGAACTCGTCACCGACGAACCGTGGCCCCATCTGCGTTTGCTCACACTCTAAGTGGTGCTCAGCTGCCGTTGCGACAGATGCCGTGAACTCATCGGGCTTGGTTCGGGTAACGAGAATAGGGACGTCGTATCCCTCGGCGTAGGTAGCGAGTCGTGCGAGCGTACGCGCTTGGAGTGTCGCTGCATGGGTTTCTCCAAGCGTATCGTCGGCACGGTACTGCGCGTCGACGGCTGGAGCGACGATGAGTGAAGGGGTGTACCGAGTTGGTTCATCGTCGCGTCCAGGTGACCGGGAATTCGTCGCGCCGGCGTCTGTGGTCGTGGTCTGTCGGACGTACTGATTTACTGCCTTTGGGAGATCGCAGACCGCTCCATAATGCTGATAGGCAGTGAAGCCCCGCGCAACGTGGATACGGTCGAGCAGTCGTTGGCTGGGCGATATCTGCGCGAGGGCGGTTGTCGTTGCGTGACCGTTAGCATCAACCCAGAATGCGGGTCCGTCGTGCATGAGCAAGTGATCGAGGACGAGGGACTGGAGTATCGGGACCCCACGGCCACCGTCGATATCCAGGAGTGTGATGCCGTCGTCGAGCGAGGGAAGCAGGATGTTCTCGTCCCCTGGATCAGCTTTGTCGACGAGATTCTGATTCCGATCTGCCCCCCGTGATGGCCGATTTACCGCCAACTGCTTCGACGACGTGTTCGACGTCGGCGTGGAATCTTCGAACAT is part of the Natronosalvus caseinilyticus genome and encodes:
- a CDS encoding UvrD-helicase domain-containing protein, with the translated sequence MTEPNPQQQDLIDSTDGLYLVDAGAGTGKTFTITRRYANIVDEDDVAPEDVLLVTFTNNAATEMKDRIVGHCEYGMRDLADAPIQTFHALCHDLLQEHGYAAPTHLGLDDRITGSTRIVENDLVEEALFGEFIGRFSDDHPEYDDYFRIVSNPTELLGLVSQLASKGVFPTADGWYRNGERYLDGDFEAFKSLFDEVNEPQNGGSKQSRLRSKLNRYEKNKCYLPDAPEKTEIRGQGTKSVPDPVARMVFDTDREGLKAFVHDVYYEYLEFALGRNYLNFGFLQLFAFVLLCEDHALRESIAFDYAMVDEFQDSSEIQFKLTLLLAGTNNLCVVGDWKQSIYGFQYAEVENITAFEDRLNRFVDELNADHERVTFDTRPIHTIELIENYRSTQEILDFSEHGLLVPAANRDDVDVEAVQDRIVSLSTNAEHENTQIEAIASPEEHESVVAKIQEIVSNDAYQVEADDGSLRTPEFRDVAVLTRTREFGRDLLQTAEEYGLPMAYEGGIELFRTPQAKLLLAWLRILESDTDRGWAVVLEEAGYTLDEIKHVLETEAYPENMRSFRKKLAELETLGGVAERVFSRHGYDGATADVVLHTIQSVHTATTLTRGDLIRFIERGIEAGSTHDVHANAGANSVTVQTIHAAKGLEHPIVVLANMNSGRFPPSGGGSGTITFQDPVGLRQRKRYAEADGLPHVYDDWRTDVLRRCLPREYDEERRLLYVAITRAESHVIFSAGEDPNTFLEELPVDIEAWDTEPDADTLDETEQTELLITVPTPEGPVGHSPHSLMREDVFKDVDDGMGKAFGTDVHDFAEAYARGEEVELEPDDPGWDDKQHVMSFLDSLSGDLLVEEDAYLPLNVDGTRVMISGIIDLIHVRPDRVEVVDYKTDRGRHAEAEYRKQLSIYYHVLRELYPEHEISASIFYTADGVREEINPLSQGDLVDVVKAVSDAESLQATSQ
- a CDS encoding PD-(D/E)XK nuclease family protein, whose translation is MPVTRAKSFESLYDEVRDYDLVIVPDAPLASGLNRRLDRAHLGVFAITPRRLAAGRRERAEDRSAFLELVTTTDLEWKQAAYAIGNTLQCWEHQGSVDAVLDYDAYTDAATETTVEQLSTLDTTSRRLGEYQIDDSKDVAVVGHDQLTTLERSILPAQYDTFDPFTDAAFDRPPFHIFDSSTAIVDAVLDIVSSDNAEDVAVVVDRGSEYPTLVESALEAADIPFIGGPGFADEQHHRGFVQFLRAVTRGTETRVRTIRSVLSQLGIAVDIEHDDKRLQDVDADSLRWFQEFSAKIGETTFAGALTVYERQAEISLDAFRDELEALGIATDAVTRQDIDRLEFYLQSYEVPVDREHEGVLLADAKSAAYVDRPVVFYLGLDETWTHSPPRRPWVDRDAEFTRNLTQFQLLLQNGTEQYYLVQDTIGGSPATPCLYFEDLIEDDFERFSDLASVTLGRAFSAARNGFEKESLDVSTTQIDTVSQSSLSTYVNSPRDYLFSRLVDGPDKDYFKEGNLFHDFAEFYVNHPDLIDEETIEDLVDVILEEAGSFVRRVDRPTRRTRYRIGLETIVELLDERTPEGDDLLTPNSGWGQNFFADHFGRAVDSPFTERWFENENLGLKGKIDLVHGPTHLLDYKSGRRKRASRVVKNSALDPPSDTPNFQALLYLAHRRSERPGERLQFTFFHFLETLDDVVAGEADLDETLTTIEYHPTPFEEHARSRAMFEALRDDGAKNCQKTLSKMEYADYQSAFETAPLPATRDSDELIDSEFGQAMQTRLQECVGEYKYVSSGCKQLLRQLARVRSRNYFEEDLDAFETFVTERITELNQRRAGEERFPVNGLAGEPNYRRVDNRDLLLDHD
- a CDS encoding RNA-guided endonuclease InsQ/TnpB family protein, with the protein product MNYNYRYRLRPSDALEERLAWTVDTCRQVYNHFLHRLNRTDDTSAYSEQKLLPSLKKWWDDLKQVHSKVLQKVVQRLYDNLSTLRGRKENGYRVGTLKWKAPGEYRSFTYSQSGFKLKNTSGRTKLWLSKLGDIPTTFHRDLPDAADIKTVTVKREPTGTWYAILGVETPDDPPEKPENPERCVGIDVGIIKYAHDTDGTTVESLDLSNERERLERAQRNLSRKEHGSANWEQQRHVVAERHTELKNKRRDFLHKLSNYYAHEYDLVAVEDLDAKGLVELPGNSRNRAGAAWGTFLQMLEYKCEREGTYFVAVNPRGTTKECASCGVSTEKPLWVREHSCPACGFEADRDANAAWNILSRGIKQLGAGRSESPPVETALPVDTSVSAKRVVETGSPTLKREPSGER